A region of the Acidobacteriota bacterium genome:
GCGCCCGGGGGCTCGGTCATCTGACCATAGATCAGGGAAGCCTTCGAGTTTTCCCAGCTGTCGGGGTCGATGACGCCCGCCTCGGTCATCTCCAGCCACAGGTCATTGCCCTCGCGCGTCCGCTCGCCGACCCCCGAGAAGACCGAGAATCCGCCGTGCTGGAGAGCGACGTTGTTGATCAGCTCCATGATGATGACCGTCTTACCGACGCCGGCACCGCCGAAGAGCCCAGTTTTACCGCCCTTGGTGTAGGGCTCGAGGAGATCGACCACCTTGATGCCGGTCTCGAACATCTCGGTCTCGGTCGACTGCTCGGCCAGGGGCGGCGCTTCGCGGTGGATCGGCAAGCGTTCCTCGGCATTCACCGGGCCCTTGCCATCGACCGGTTCTCCGAGCACCCCGAGCACGCGACCTAGAGTCTTGCGGCCCACCGGCACCGAGATCGGCTCGCCGAGATCGGTGGCCTTCATGCCTCGAACCATGCCCTCTGTCGGCTCCATCGCGATGCACCGCGCGCGATTCTCTCCCAGGTGCTGGGCGACCTCGGCGGTGACGTCGATCGGGACCTTGCCCTTGTCACCGTCATCGACAATGTGAACCGCATTCAAAATTGCAGGCAGGTGCTGGTCGGGAAACTCGACATCCACCACCGGGCCGATGATCGATACCACGTGACCGCTGAATTGCTCGCTCATAGAAGACGACTCCCTATCCCTCGAGCGCCTGTGCGCCGGAGACGATTTCAATCAATTCCTTGGTAATCGCTGCCTGTCGCGTACGGTTATAGAGCAAGGTCAGTGCATCGATCATTTCACCCGCGTTGCGGGTTGCTGCGTCCATCGATGTCATACGAGCGGCCTGCTCTGCCGCCGCCGAATCATAAAGCGCTGCCTGGACCTGGGTTTCGACGTGCCGCGGCAGCAGCTCCGCCAGCAAGGTCTCGGCATCAGGCTCGTAAAGATAATCGACCTGCGAGTCATCCTGGAGATCCTCGACCGCGGGTGGCTCGATCGGTAACAGACATTCGATCTTGAGGTCCTGTCGAATCATGTTGACGAAGCTGTTGTAGACCAGCCAGACCGAGCTCGCCACACCGGTGGTGAATGCCTCCATGAACTGCTTTCCAAGGCGAGGACCATCCTCGGCGGAGAGCTGATTCATCGTGTCGCGCTCGTCGATGACCAGGTTCCATTTGCGGCGACGGAAGTAGTCAGAGGCCTTGCGGCCTATGACCGCTAACTCGATCTCCTCCGCCCAACGCCCGGAAAGGAGCTCTTTTTCGAGCGATCGCAGAAGGTTCGCGTTGAACGATCCGCACAAGCCCTTGTCCGACGAAATGACCACCACCCAAGTGCCGCCGCCCTCGGCCGGTGTCTCGAGCAACGGGTGCGAGAATTCGGTGCGCGAGGAAACGTTGGCGAGCACGTGCGACAGCGTGTCGGCCCAGGGGCGAGCGCCGGTAATCGCGTCCTGAGCCCTCCGCAGCTTGGCCGCCGCCACCATCTGCATGGCCTTGGTGATCTGTTGCGTGCCCTTGACGGATTGAATCCGCCGGACGAGATCCCTGGTATTAGGCAAGAGCAGCCTCCGGGTGTTCCTTGAGGAAGAGGTCCACCGCCGCGGTAATCAGCGATCCGAGCTCCTCCTCGGTCTGTTCATCGAGGACGCCGGTTTCGACGATCCGGTTGAGCGTATCCGCTCCATTGTCCCTTGCATAACGATGGAGTGCGGGCTCGAACGCCCCGAGGGCCGAAACCTTGAGGCTGTCGAAGTAACCCTTGGTGCCGGCAAATATGGACACAATTTGGAGTTCGACCGGAATCGGCGAATACTGGCCCTGTTTCAGGATCTCCATCAGTCGCTCGCCGCGAGCGAGCTGACGCTGGGTGGCCCTGTCGAGGTCAGATCCGAACTGCGCGAAGGCTGCCAGCTCGCGATACTGGGCGAGGTCGAGCCGCAGGGACCCTGCGATCGATTTCATGGCCTTGATCTGCGCGTTGCCGCCGACCCGGCTGACCGAAAGGCCGACATTGACAGCGGGACGCTGACCGGCAAAGAAGAGGTCGGACTCGAGATAGATCTGGCCATCGGTGATCGAGATGACGTTGGTCGGGATATAGGCCGAGACGTCGCCCATCTGGGTCTCGATCACCGGCAGCGCGGTCAGGCTGCCGCCGCCGAGTTGGTCGTTGAGCTTTGAGGCTCGCTCGAGAAGCCGCGAGTGGAGGTAGAAGACATCGCCCGGGTAGGCCTCGCGACCGGGCGGGCGACGCAGCAAGAGCGAGATCTCGCGATAGGCCTGCGCGTGCTTCGTGAGGTCGTCGTAGAAGCACACTGCGTGACCTTTGTTGTACATGAAGTACTCTCCGAGCGCGGCGCCGGCGTACGGCGCGAGGTACTGCAGCGGTGCCGGCTCGGAAGCGGTCGCTGAGACTACGATCGTATGGTCCATGGCGCCATTCTTTTCAAGCGTCGCGATGACCTGGGCGACGGTCGAGGCCTTCTGGCCGATCGCGACGTAGATGCAGATGTTGCCGGTGCCCTTCTGATTGATGATCGAGTCGAGGATGACTGCTGTCTTTCCGGTCTGGCGATCACCGATGATGAGCTCACGCTGGCCACGCCCGATCGGGATCATCGAATCGATTGCCTTGATGCCGGTCTGCATGGGCTCTTTCACCGGCTGACGCGCGACCACACCCGGCGCTGTGCGCTCGAGCGGATAACGCTCGGTCGCCTCGATTGGCCCCTTGCCGTCGAGCGGCCGGCCGAGGGGGTCGACCACACGGCCAACTAGCCCGGGCCCCGCCGGGATGTCGAGGATGCGCCCAGTGCGCTTGGCTTCATCACCCTCCTGCACGAGATGGACCTCGCCCATCAGCACGCAGCCGACGTTGTCGTCCTCGAGGTTGAGGGCCAGGCCGTAGACGTCGTGCGGCAGCTCGATGAGCTCTCCCGACATGACGCCATCCAGGCCATAGATGCGGGCGATACCGTCACCGACCGAGATCACGGTTCCGACCTCGGACATGTCGATGGTTGTTTCGATCCCTTCAATTTGACGGCGGATGATGTCCGCTATCTCGGCGGCTTTGATCTGCATATCTTACCCCTGTTCGATCTCGATCTCTTTGCTCAAGCGATCCAGTTCTCCTGCCAGCGAGCCGTCGAAGACTCGCGAACCAACCTGAAGTTTGAAGCCTCCCAGGAGATCCGGGTCGGCCTCGAAATCAGCCACAATCTTGGCACCCTCGAATTCGGAAATCGCACTGACCACACGGTCCTGCTGCGCCTCGGAAAGCGGGTTCACGGTCGTCACCTTGGCTCTCGTTCGACCGAGGCTGTCGTCAACCAGTTCCCTGAAGGTCGTGGCGATGTCGCTCATGTGCTGCATCCGGTAGTGGCTCTGGACCACGTGCAAAAATCGCCGCGTCGGTTCGCCGAATTCGAGCTCATCGAGCACTGCATCGAGTATCGCGGTCTTCGCCTCGACCGATACCAGCGGCGTCACGAGGACGCGCTCGAAATCGGGTGTGGCTTCGAGAGCCTCGACGACGCGGTCGAGCTCGGCGGCAACCTGCTCGGCGCGACCGGGCGTCTGATCCCGGACCACTTCCAGTAAAGCTTTCGCATACGGCGTCGCCCGAAAGCGGCTCATACTTACTCCCTGCCCCTGAGATCTGTCATGGCTTCCAGGCTTCGCTCGAAGTACCGCCGGCGGTCGTCGTCGGTCATCTCGCGCTCGAGAAGGTCGCGGGCGAGCTGTGCCGTCAGATCGGCGGTGTCCTGCGCCAACTGGACGCGGGTTTCAGCTTCCCGCCGGGTAATCTCTTCATCCACCCGGCGCAGGAAGCGCTCCTCCTCGGCCTTCGCCTGCTCTTCGATCCTAGCCGCCTCCGCTGCCCCGTCAGCCACCGCTCGCTGCTTCATTTCGGCGACCTCGGACTCGAGATCTGCGAGGCGCTTGGAAGCCTCGGCCTGAAGGCGATCCGCCTCTTCAAGCTGTCGACGGGCATTTTGAAGCTCTTCAGAAATACCCTCGCTGCGGCTCTCGAGAAAAGCTGCCATAGGACGACCGACAAACCGCTGCAGGATGTATAGGAATGCGGTGAGATTCAGGGCAAGCCAGAAGTAATCCGGAATTCCGAGGTGCTTGACGCCCTT
Encoded here:
- the atpG gene encoding ATP synthase F1 subunit gamma, which codes for MPNTRDLVRRIQSVKGTQQITKAMQMVAAAKLRRAQDAITGARPWADTLSHVLANVSSRTEFSHPLLETPAEGGGTWVVVISSDKGLCGSFNANLLRSLEKELLSGRWAEEIELAVIGRKASDYFRRRKWNLVIDERDTMNQLSAEDGPRLGKQFMEAFTTGVASSVWLVYNSFVNMIRQDLKIECLLPIEPPAVEDLQDDSQVDYLYEPDAETLLAELLPRHVETQVQAALYDSAAAEQAARMTSMDAATRNAGEMIDALTLLYNRTRQAAITKELIEIVSGAQALEG
- the atpA gene encoding F0F1 ATP synthase subunit alpha, which gives rise to MQIKAAEIADIIRRQIEGIETTIDMSEVGTVISVGDGIARIYGLDGVMSGELIELPHDVYGLALNLEDDNVGCVLMGEVHLVQEGDEAKRTGRILDIPAGPGLVGRVVDPLGRPLDGKGPIEATERYPLERTAPGVVARQPVKEPMQTGIKAIDSMIPIGRGQRELIIGDRQTGKTAVILDSIINQKGTGNICIYVAIGQKASTVAQVIATLEKNGAMDHTIVVSATASEPAPLQYLAPYAGAALGEYFMYNKGHAVCFYDDLTKHAQAYREISLLLRRPPGREAYPGDVFYLHSRLLERASKLNDQLGGGSLTALPVIETQMGDVSAYIPTNVISITDGQIYLESDLFFAGQRPAVNVGLSVSRVGGNAQIKAMKSIAGSLRLDLAQYRELAAFAQFGSDLDRATQRQLARGERLMEILKQGQYSPIPVELQIVSIFAGTKGYFDSLKVSALGAFEPALHRYARDNGADTLNRIVETGVLDEQTEEELGSLITAAVDLFLKEHPEAALA
- the atpH gene encoding ATP synthase F1 subunit delta — its product is MSRFRATPYAKALLEVVRDQTPGRAEQVAAELDRVVEALEATPDFERVLVTPLVSVEAKTAILDAVLDELEFGEPTRRFLHVVQSHYRMQHMSDIATTFRELVDDSLGRTRAKVTTVNPLSEAQQDRVVSAISEFEGAKIVADFEADPDLLGGFKLQVGSRVFDGSLAGELDRLSKEIEIEQG
- a CDS encoding ATP synthase F0 subunit B; protein product: MKTVIGWIGVFFVALVFAILVDKGVKHLGIPDYFWLALNLTAFLYILQRFVGRPMAAFLESRSEGISEELQNARRQLEEADRLQAEASKRLADLESEVAEMKQRAVADGAAEAARIEEQAKAEEERFLRRVDEEITRREAETRVQLAQDTADLTAQLARDLLEREMTDDDRRRYFERSLEAMTDLRGRE